A genomic stretch from Actinomadura rubteroloni includes:
- a CDS encoding SAM-dependent methyltransferase: protein MANEQPDLRTETAQNARVWNYWLGGKDNFTADRLVGDRVYRMYPSIVQVARADRAFLGRAVRFLAGERGVRQFLDLGTGLPTADNTHEVAQRVAPAARVLYVDNDPLVLRQARTLLTSTPEGATDYMEADVRDTEAVLARARRTLELNEPVAIMMLGILNFVLDDGEAQAVVDDLVAAVPSGSYVAITHPTLELGGDANTEAMEFFNSNAEPPLRARTGVQVAAFLHGLELEEPGLVSCSRWRAPKRRDGVEPPLVAQYGVVARKP, encoded by the coding sequence ATGGCGAACGAGCAGCCTGACCTGCGCACGGAGACCGCGCAGAACGCCCGGGTCTGGAACTACTGGCTCGGCGGCAAGGACAACTTCACCGCGGACCGGCTGGTCGGCGACCGCGTCTACCGCATGTATCCGAGCATCGTCCAGGTCGCCCGCGCCGACCGGGCGTTCCTCGGCCGCGCGGTGCGGTTCCTCGCCGGCGAGCGCGGCGTCCGGCAGTTCCTCGACCTCGGGACGGGCCTGCCGACCGCCGACAACACCCACGAGGTCGCGCAGCGCGTCGCGCCCGCCGCCCGCGTCCTGTACGTGGACAACGACCCGCTCGTCCTGCGGCAGGCGCGGACGCTCCTGACCAGCACGCCCGAGGGCGCGACCGACTACATGGAGGCCGACGTCCGCGACACCGAGGCCGTCCTCGCCCGGGCCCGCCGCACGCTGGAGCTGAACGAGCCCGTGGCGATCATGATGCTCGGCATCCTCAACTTCGTCCTGGACGACGGCGAGGCGCAGGCCGTGGTGGACGATCTCGTCGCGGCCGTCCCGTCCGGTTCCTACGTCGCGATCACGCACCCGACGCTGGAACTCGGCGGCGACGCCAACACCGAGGCGATGGAGTTCTTCAACAGCAACGCCGAACCGCCGCTCCGCGCCCGGACGGGCGTGCAGGTCGCCGCCTTCCTGCACGGCCTGGAGCTGGAGGAACCCGGTCTGGTGTCCTGCTCGCGCTGGCGCGCCCCGAAGCGCCGGGACGGCGTCGAGCCCCCGCTCGTCGCCCAGTACGGCGTCGTCGCCCGCAAGCCCTGA
- a CDS encoding proline/glycine betaine ABC transporter permease: MFFDGFATVVTDLVDGLGGVLAFFPPLVLTALLAALAYAARGWRLALFTFAGFALIDGMRLWRPAMDSLSLVAVSAVVALAVAVPIGLVVARYAAAKRVVRPVLDGVPSVPVFVYLVPAAFLFSIGTTPGVVATAVFALPAAVRLVESGLRDRPDPEEANRIVVPALGMVVTAGLVGAGGLGGVVLTGLDRVSAATGFEGAVAIVVLAVFLDRVTRVPARPVEARPVGNDDLHGERAA, encoded by the coding sequence GTGTTCTTCGACGGGTTCGCGACCGTCGTGACCGACCTGGTGGACGGGCTCGGCGGCGTTCTCGCGTTCTTTCCTCCGCTCGTCCTGACCGCGCTGCTCGCCGCGCTGGCGTACGCGGCGCGCGGCTGGCGGCTCGCTCTGTTCACGTTCGCCGGGTTCGCGCTGATCGACGGCATGCGGCTGTGGCGGCCCGCGATGGACTCGTTGTCGCTGGTCGCCGTCTCGGCGGTCGTCGCGCTGGCGGTCGCGGTGCCGATCGGGCTCGTCGTCGCGCGGTACGCGGCGGCGAAGCGGGTCGTGCGGCCCGTCCTGGACGGTGTGCCCTCGGTGCCGGTGTTCGTCTACCTCGTTCCGGCCGCGTTCCTGTTCAGCATCGGGACGACGCCCGGCGTCGTCGCCACGGCCGTGTTCGCGCTTCCGGCCGCCGTGCGGCTCGTCGAGTCCGGGCTGCGCGACCGGCCGGACCCCGAGGAAGCGAACCGGATCGTTGTTCCGGCTCTGGGGATGGTCGTCACGGCCGGGCTGGTCGGCGCGGGCGGGCTCGGCGGCGTCGTCCTGACGGGCCTGGACCGCGTCAGCGCCGCCACCGGGTTCGAGGGCGCCGTCGCCATCGTCGTTCTCGCCGTCTTCCTCGACCGCGTCACGCGCGTCCCCGCGCGGCCGGTGGAGGCGCGGCCGGTGGGGAATGATGACCTGCATGGCGAACGAGCAGCCTGA